Below is a genomic region from Henckelia pumila isolate YLH828 chromosome 3, ASM3356847v2, whole genome shotgun sequence.
GACACTCGTGTCCAAATTTCTTGAAGGAGACAACTACGGCACGTGGAGTCGAGCGATGCGCATAAGCTTAAGTGCTAAAAACAAACTAGGATTTGTCACAGGTTCCATCAAACCATCCGCTTCAAATGCAGCAAATTATTCTTCGTGGCAACGGTGCAATGATATGGTAATGTCTTGGTTGTTAAATTCAATTCACCATGACATAGCAAACAACGTTATTTACGCCGACACAACCGCAGAAATCTGGAGTGATCTTCATGAACGTTTCTCTCAAGGAAATGACTCAAGGATTTTCCAAATCAAACAAGAGATTGTGGAGCATAGGCAAGGCCAACAATCTGTTTCAACATACTACACAAAACTCAAATCTCTTTGGGATGAACTCTCATCCTACCATGAGCCTTTGTCCTGCAAATGCGGTGGGTTGGAAATATTAAAAGAAAGAGATGAGAAAGAGAAAGttatgcaatttctcatgggacTTAATGAAAGCTACACAGCAGTTCGAGGACAGATCTTATTGATGCAACCGCTGCCGGACGCACGTCGAACTTATTCTTTAGTTCTACAACAAGAGAAACAAACTGAAGTCTCAACTACTCGAGGAAACATGAACCATCATGCCATGAATGCAGATCACATCACCAGAAATATTCAAGCCTATCAAGCTCAAAGGCAAAAAGGACCATTATACTGCTCTCATTGCAAGCGCGACAATCACAACGTCGAAAAATGTTTCTACTTGCATGGGTTTCCAGTAGGCCACAAGTTACATGGCAAAACAATAAAATCTTCCAATCAACGCAAGGTAAGTGCAAACAATGTGGAGATAGAGTCCAAAAAGACAGCAGACAAATCGGACACTGGTCCAAAACTTACAATGGAAGAATATAATCAATTGATTGCTGCTGTTCAGAAGAGCAATGCTGGTAACACACAACCATTTGCAAATACTACAGGTACTATCGTACCAACATCTAAAATCATTCCTTTCACACCACACTCAGCCTATTGGATTATCGATAGTGGAGACACAGATCATGTTACTTCCTCGATGGAATTAACCAACCCAAGACATTTGCAAATAAGAACAACTATCAATTTACCAGATGGTGGTCAAGCAAATATTGAATCCATCGGTTCAATACACATTTCACCACATATAAAACTAGATGAAGTTCTCAAAGTCCCACAGTTTCAAGTTAATTTGCTGTCTGTTAGTAAATTAACACGAGCATTAAAATGCACGATAACATTTTTTCCTGATAATTGCATTGTGCAGGACGCTGCTACGGGGAAGACGATTGGCCTGGGCAAGCAACATGATGGTCTTTACTACCTAATGCAAGCCCAAAATCCAGCTTTTGCACATGCcattcataaaaattctattCTCTGGCATCAACGTTTGGGGCATCCGTCATCTGGTCCCCTTCAAGTTCTTACCAAAACTCATCCTACAATTTATTTTGACTCCAATCATGTATGTGAAGTCTGTCCTTTAGCCAAACAAACTCGATTAGCTTTTCCATCCAGTGTTATTTCATCCAATCTACCTTTTGAATTAATTCATTGTGATATTTGGGGACCCCATCGTATACAATCTCATTTTGGGGCACGCTATTTTTTTACTATTGTTGATGATTATAGTCGATATACATGGATACACCTCATGAGATTTAAGTCTGAAACACAAGGGATCTTGCAATCGTTTATTTCTTGGGCAGAAACACAATTCAATTCTAAAGTTAAAGCCATTTGAAGTGACAATGGTACTGAAATTTTTTCAATGAAGCAGTATTTGAATGCTAAGGGAATAAATTACCAGCATTCATGTACCTCAACCCCCCAACAAAATGGAGTGGTTGAGAGAAAACATCATCACCTCTTGAATGTGGCCAGAGCCCTTCGTTTCCAAGCAAATTTACCTTTAAATTTCTGGGGAGAAAGTGTCCAAACAGCTTGCTATCTCATAAACCGCTTACCCACACCTCTCATTTCCAATAAAACACCTTACGAAATTCTCCATGATAAACCACCTATCTATGACCATCTTCGAACTTTTGGTTGTCTTTGCCATGCCACTAACCTCTCACCAACACATAAGTTCGATCACCGAGCCCATCGCTGCATATTTATTGGTTACCCACTCGGTCAAAAAGGTTATCGTCTTTATGATCTACAACAAAGAAATTCTTTGCTTCACGTGATGTTATCTTTCAAGAACAAAATTTTCCTTTTCATACCAATACTCACGAAGAGCAACATGACGAAACGGTATTGCCATTAACTCATATGTGTGATGAACCAATGACCCCCACCCCAGACAAGGACCCTCTCGAAAATGATAACCATCTTTTACCACCTTCGTCATCACCCACCATAGACTCAACCAATCAGAATACTCCTAACCTTGATCATATCACACCATCACCACCTCTCGTTACACGACATTCTGATAGAACCAAACAGCCTAATGTTCGACTTCGAGATTATCACCTATTCCACTCGACCAGCACTGCCCCTGCCCAGTCATCTTCCTCTTCAGGTATGCACCATCCTTTTTCTCGTTATATTTCTTACGCACAACTTGCAACAAATTATCGAAAAATTTTTTGTGATATTTCCATGCTCGTAGAACCCGTCACTTATGAACAGGCGGCATTGGATCCAAAATGGTGTCAAGCTATGGATGCAGAATTAAGAGCTCTTGAACAAAATAATACATGGACACTCACACGACTACCCGCTGGCCACCGTCAAATTTGTTGCAAATGGGtcttcaaaattaaatataattctGATGGCACAGTTGAGCGCTATAAAGCGCGATTGGTAGCGAAAGGCTTCACTCAACGGGAAGGGATTGATTATAAAGAAACATTTGCTCCCGTAGCAAAGTTAACTACAGTCCGTTGTCTTCTTGCGGTTGCTGCAACACATAATTGGCCCCTTTACCACATGGATGTTGAAAATGCTTTCCTTCATGGTGAGTTATTTGAAGAAGTTTACATGCAGTTACCTCCTGGATTTCCTCGACAGGGGGAGACACCTTTGGTATGTCGACTCAATAAGTCCCTATATGGCCTCAAACAAGCGTCTTGAAGCTGGTTTCATAAATTTTCTGAAAGCATTCAGCAAGGCGGTTTTCATCAATCTAGAGCTGACTATTCACTTTTCACCAAAGTATCTGGTAACTCATTCACAGCAATActtatttatgttgatgacatgatCATAACTGGAAATGACAACAATGAAATAGCTGATCTTAAAAAGTTCCTTCATGCAAAATTTTGAATCAAAGATCTCGGCCAATTGCGTTACTTTCTCGGGATTGAAGTTGCTCGTTCCGCCAAGGGCATATCGATATCTCAATGAAAATACACACTTGACATCTTAGACGAGGCTGGTTTACTAGGGGCTAAGCCACTATCAACTCCTATGGAAGAGAATATTCGGCTTTTACCCACAGAAGGAGAAGTATTGAGGAATCCATCTGTTTATAGGAGATTGGTCGGACGACTCATCTATCTCACCATCACAAGGCCAGAAATAAGTTATTCAGTTCATGTTTTAAGTCAGTTTATGCAAGAACCAAGAAAGCCACATTTAGATGCAGTTCACCATCTTCTGAGGTATCTTAAAGGAGCACCGGGACAAGGACTACTCTATCCAGCCAATGGAAACTTACTGCTGAGGGGATTTTGTGATGTAGATTGGGCCCGATGTACAACCACTAGGCGATCTGTAACTGGTTATTGCATTTTCCTTGGAGGGGCTCTCATTtcatggaaaaccaagaaacaaatTACAGTGTCAAGGTCTTCGGCAGAATCCGAATATCGAGCCATGGCATCCATTACTTGCGAGCTCACATGGCTCAAGTATTTGTTGAGCGacttacaaataaaacatcaagAGGCAGCCAAGTTATTTTGTGATAGTGAAGCGGCACTACATATTGCAGCCAATCCAGTATATCACGAACGTACTAAGCATATAGAAATCGATTGTCATGTTGTTCGTGAAAGAATTCAATCTTGTGAGATAGTAACTGCTCATGTTTCATCTAACTGTCAAGTTGCCGATTTATTCACCAAGCCACTCAATTACTCAAATTTTCATTCTCTTCTTGACAAGTTCGGCGTCATTGACATACACACTCCAACTTGAGGGGGAGTATTAGGAAAAGATACAAATTGCATTCTATTTGGGAGTAGATCATCCGATGCACAACCACCGGGATATGATTATCTTAATTTAGGATTgtgtatattttgtttattttacttTTCATCTTTCCATTTCATAGCGCATAAGcttgtaatatatatatgcgCAAAGTCTATAATACAAAACTATCAATTCCATAATATAGAAAAGCATGACTTCATTCCATTTTATTTTCCCAtcatttaatttcttagttttCATGACCACCCTCCTAAACTGACCCTAAGGAACCCTCCTAGACCCAAGAACCAATTGGCAGCAGACTCGATCAAGCCATGAACAGAAATATCATCAAACTTGAGTCATCTTACTCAAAAACGTGAAACATGCATGAACAATAAAAAGTCTCCTTCGAAACTGAAAAACGCATGCATTAACAGATCAATCATGTAAAAATCAGTGTACTACGATTTAAACGGTGAGCAAGAAGGGATTCGAAACGTGCCTTGTTGAAGATTTGGACCAAAACAAAGAAATCAacgcgtatcgggctcgccgggacgaacgACTTGAAAATCCTTGCCGAAAAATCTCAAGAAAATTGTCTGTGATGCGTTCTTGACGatggaaatttttttgaagatttaTGGAGGCGGCTAAAAGAGTTTTGGCGTGAGATAGGGATAGAGTTTTAGGGAGAATAATTTAGGTTAAATCTTTAATATAATGATgcttaggataataactaattattgtattaataaaataaatttaaaaactctTAATCATCATAAATTATCTGATTTATAACCTTAAATCCcgaaacataaaataattggatttttaaagcttgataaaagtcattaaaatgacttattttgggtaaaaacggacaattaaatatttatatatataaataccataattttcttaaaatcttaccttaaaataatattttaaggctcctaaaaatctcataaaatattttgggtgaaaactaacatctcgtccgtccacggtcccgcctacgcgatcataaaataaactttctcaaataaattcataaataacatcataccg
It encodes:
- the LOC140889812 gene encoding secreted RxLR effector protein 161-like, with amino-acid sequence MEENIRLLPTEGEVLRNPSVYRRLVGRLIYLTITRPEISYSVHVLSQFMQEPRKPHLDAVHHLLRYLKGAPGQGLLYPANGNLLLRGFCDVDWARCTTTRRSVTGYCIFLGGALISWKTKKQITVSRSSAESEYRAMASITCELTWLKYLLSDLQIKHQEAAKLFCDSEAALHIAANPVYHERTKHIEIDCHVVRERIQSCEIVTAHVSSNCQVADLFTKPLNYSNFHSLLDKFGVIDIHTPT